A genome region from Dolichospermum compactum NIES-806 includes the following:
- the purU gene encoding formyltetrahydrofolate deformylase, which produces MTKQTATLLISCPDQRGLVAKFANFIYANGGNITHADQHTDFEAGLFLTRIEWQLKGFNLPKDVITPAFNAFAKRHEVFAQPLNAKWELHFSDTLPRIAIWVSRQDHCLFDLIWRHRAKEFHAEIPLIMSNHPDLQPIAAQFGIDYHYLPITKDNKQEQEAKQLELLHEYKIDLVVLAKYMQIVSADFIEKFPQIINIHHSFLPAFIGANPYHRAFERGVKIIGATAHYATADLDAGPIIEQDVVRVSHRDEVNDLIRKGKDLERIVLARAVRLHLQNRVLVYGNRTVVFE; this is translated from the coding sequence ATGACAAAACAAACAGCAACTTTATTAATTTCTTGTCCAGATCAAAGAGGATTGGTAGCGAAATTTGCCAATTTCATTTATGCTAATGGTGGTAATATTACTCATGCAGATCAACATACAGATTTTGAAGCTGGACTATTTCTAACGCGGATAGAATGGCAATTAAAAGGGTTTAATTTACCCAAAGATGTAATTACTCCTGCTTTTAATGCGTTCGCGAAGCGTCACGAAGTGTTCGCTCAACCCTTAAATGCAAAATGGGAATTACACTTTTCTGATACTCTTCCCCGCATTGCTATTTGGGTAAGTCGTCAAGATCATTGTTTATTTGATTTAATTTGGAGACATCGCGCTAAGGAATTTCATGCGGAGATTCCTTTAATTATGAGTAATCACCCTGATTTACAACCAATAGCTGCACAATTTGGTATTGATTACCATTACTTACCTATTACTAAGGACAATAAACAAGAACAGGAAGCTAAACAACTAGAATTACTGCATGAATACAAAATTGATTTAGTAGTTTTAGCCAAATATATGCAAATAGTTAGCGCAGATTTTATTGAAAAATTCCCCCAAATTATTAATATTCATCATTCATTTTTACCAGCATTTATTGGTGCTAATCCCTATCATCGGGCCTTTGAAAGAGGTGTGAAAATTATTGGTGCAACAGCCCATTATGCCACTGCTGACTTAGATGCAGGACCGATTATTGAACAGGATGTGGTGCGGGTAAGTCATCGAGATGAGGTGAATGATTTAATTAGAAAAGGGAAAGATTTAGAGAGAATTGTGTTAGCAAGGGCGGTAAGATTGCATTTACAAAATCGCGTTTTAGTTTATGGAAATAGAACTGTAGTTTTTGAGTAA
- a CDS encoding MFS transporter, giving the protein MKAFDTFDANLRKNLLMLFAAGLSFWSGLASLLPTLPLYIEHIGASKQEIGIVMGSFAIGMLLCRPSMGALADNRGRKIVLLIGMSVAAIAPLGYLCVKSIIPLMVIRAFHGISIAAFATAYIALVSDLAPEHRRGEVVGYMSLVNPLGMGIGPAIGGFLQATAGYTPLFLSSAALCSLGLLCIIPIINPPIVTKPTNSKNYNFWQILTSHRVRIPAIVLLLSGLTLGSLHTFISLFIKSTGVDLNPGLFFTAAAVSSFSCRLFTGKASDRYGRGLFVTMSLIAYTFSVICIWQANNSFMFLLGALMEGAASGTLIPMISVLMTDRALPHERGRIFGASLMGFDIGLAIAGPILGTFAETLGYRDMFGLTTSLTVIAMIIFITQSSRNIPQSLRFALGRTEDIYAVK; this is encoded by the coding sequence GTGAAAGCCTTTGATACTTTTGACGCTAATCTGCGAAAAAACCTGCTCATGTTATTTGCAGCGGGTCTGTCTTTCTGGTCAGGTTTGGCTTCATTATTGCCTACCTTACCCTTATATATTGAACATATTGGTGCAAGCAAACAAGAAATTGGCATTGTCATGGGTAGCTTTGCCATTGGGATGTTACTATGTCGCCCGTCAATGGGTGCTTTAGCAGATAATCGGGGTCGTAAAATAGTATTATTGATTGGAATGTCTGTGGCGGCGATCGCTCCTTTGGGATATTTATGTGTAAAATCAATTATCCCCCTCATGGTAATTCGTGCCTTTCATGGCATTAGTATCGCCGCTTTTGCCACAGCTTACATTGCCTTAGTCAGCGATTTAGCACCAGAACACCGTCGCGGTGAAGTCGTTGGTTACATGAGTTTGGTGAATCCTTTAGGTATGGGAATAGGTCCGGCTATAGGTGGATTTTTACAAGCAACTGCTGGTTATACACCATTATTTCTCTCATCTGCGGCTTTATGTTCCTTGGGTTTATTATGTATCATCCCCATTATTAATCCACCAATTGTCACCAAACCAACTAACAGTAAAAATTATAATTTCTGGCAAATATTAACTAGTCATCGGGTGCGGATTCCCGCTATCGTCTTACTCCTGAGTGGTTTGACTTTAGGTAGTTTGCATACTTTCATCTCCCTATTTATCAAATCAACCGGAGTTGATTTAAATCCAGGTTTATTTTTTACTGCGGCGGCTGTCTCCAGTTTTAGTTGTAGATTATTTACTGGTAAAGCTTCTGATAGATATGGAAGGGGTTTATTTGTCACCATGAGTTTGATAGCTTATACATTCTCTGTCATCTGCATTTGGCAAGCAAATAACTCTTTCATGTTTTTATTGGGAGCATTGATGGAAGGCGCTGCTTCTGGTACACTTATTCCCATGATTTCTGTATTGATGACAGATAGGGCGTTACCCCACGAACGCGGGAGAATATTTGGTGCTTCCTTAATGGGATTTGATATCGGTTTAGCGATCGCCGGTCCAATTCTTGGTACATTTGCCGAAACACTAGGTTATCGAGATATGTTTGGTTTGACTACAAGTTTAACCGTCATCGCCATGATCATCTTCATTACCCAGTCTAGCCGCAATATTCCTCAATCTCTGCGTTTTGCCCTTGGTCGCACAGAAGATATCTATGCCGTAAAATAA
- a CDS encoding GldG family protein yields the protein MNKNKLWQLVFWLGPFFLAAGLTIGLISEKWGIIPLLLTILGLVICSLWIIIQSQQSKWWQKRSTQSGTNALIATLSVLVILGLINFLGIRYHLRLDLTDSQLFTLSPQSRELVSNLPETMKVWLFSKEQNLQDRELLDNYHRQSDKFKFEYLDPQLKPGIAEKFGVKDYGEVYLEFQNKRQLVQIINENERLSEIKLTNRLQQITSSTTAKVYFLQGHGEHPLTASKGAISQAIKALTDKNFTTSALNLAEQPQVPDDAAVIVVAGPKKELLIGEVTALQNYLNRGGNLLLMINPNTNPKIDNILKDWGVRLDNRLAIDTSGANLQLGPAAILVTEYGQHPITKDFAKNISVYPLTRPLEIDPVSGIESMALLKTKPYPNSWAESDQKSEKLEFNEGQDLKGPLTLGVALTRKLSTPIPTNSPTPVPVPINSQPTTKESRLVVFGNSNFAVDGLFEQQLNGDVFLNSVSWLSQQDQQLLSIRPKEPKNRRIVISTLQANWLTIVAVFLLPLIGLITGFIIWWKRR from the coding sequence ATGAATAAAAATAAACTTTGGCAACTTGTATTTTGGCTAGGACCATTCTTTTTAGCTGCCGGCTTAACCATTGGTTTAATATCAGAAAAATGGGGAATAATCCCTTTATTATTAACAATACTAGGTTTAGTAATTTGTAGCCTCTGGATAATCATCCAAAGCCAACAAAGTAAATGGTGGCAAAAACGTTCCACCCAATCTGGTACTAACGCCCTTATCGCCACCTTATCAGTATTAGTTATCTTAGGATTAATTAACTTTTTAGGTATTCGCTATCACCTGCGCCTAGATTTAACAGATAGTCAATTATTTACCCTATCCCCTCAATCAAGAGAATTAGTCAGTAACTTACCCGAAACCATGAAAGTTTGGTTATTTAGTAAAGAACAAAATCTCCAAGATCGAGAATTATTAGATAACTATCATCGTCAAAGTGACAAATTCAAATTTGAGTATCTTGACCCTCAATTAAAGCCAGGAATAGCCGAAAAATTTGGTGTCAAAGATTATGGCGAAGTTTATCTAGAATTTCAAAACAAACGGCAATTAGTCCAGATAATTAATGAAAATGAACGTTTATCAGAAATAAAATTAACTAATCGGTTACAACAAATCACCAGTTCTACAACTGCTAAAGTTTATTTTCTTCAAGGTCATGGTGAACATCCACTTACAGCTAGTAAAGGGGCAATTTCCCAAGCAATTAAAGCATTAACCGATAAAAACTTTACCACATCAGCTTTGAATTTAGCAGAACAGCCACAAGTTCCTGATGATGCTGCTGTTATCGTTGTCGCTGGACCTAAAAAAGAATTATTGATAGGGGAAGTTACAGCTTTACAAAATTATCTCAATCGTGGTGGTAACTTATTATTGATGATTAATCCCAATACTAACCCGAAAATAGACAATATTTTAAAAGATTGGGGTGTACGCTTAGATAATCGTTTGGCTATTGACACTTCTGGCGCAAATTTACAACTAGGACCCGCTGCTATTCTGGTGACAGAATATGGACAACATCCTATTACTAAAGATTTTGCTAAAAATATTTCTGTATATCCCTTAACTCGTCCTTTGGAAATTGATCCTGTTTCTGGTATCGAATCTATGGCTTTATTAAAAACTAAACCCTATCCCAACAGTTGGGCAGAAAGTGATCAAAAAAGTGAAAAATTAGAGTTTAATGAAGGTCAAGATCTAAAAGGACCTTTAACTTTAGGAGTAGCATTAACCAGAAAGTTATCAACACCAATTCCCACAAATTCACCAACACCAGTTCCAGTTCCTATAAATTCTCAACCTACTACTAAAGAATCCAGATTAGTAGTATTTGGAAATTCAAATTTTGCCGTTGATGGTTTATTTGAACAACAATTAAATGGAGATGTATTTTTAAACTCAGTTAGTTGGTTAAGTCAACAAGATCAACAACTTCTCTCAATTCGTCCTAAAGAACCGAAAAATCGCCGCATTGTTATATCAACCCTTCAAGCTAATTGGTTAACAATAGTTGCTGTGTTTTTATTGCCTTTAATTGGATTAATCACAGGATTTATTATTTGGTGGAAGCGCCGATGA
- a CDS encoding C40 family peptidase gives MSINLLIPHSPTTEYFCNTNLNIYDSPECVRLATQAATGRHLQIISNHQDKAIAVCLCEDDYPGWLSLPDLQFLQPTETRYQPQFISAAEIQQHIPTVIAFTQAAKQQDNYYLWGGTVAPNYDCSGLMQSAFKSVGIWLPRDAYQQEAFSQAIDITELQPGDLIFFGTPQKATHVGLYLGNNCYIHSSGKDQGRNGIGIDQLSEQGDKVSQAYYQQLRGAGRVVKSYVGNS, from the coding sequence ATGTCAATAAACTTACTAATTCCCCATTCCCCAACAACGGAATATTTCTGTAACACTAACCTAAATATCTATGATTCCCCTGAATGTGTCCGTTTAGCGACCCAAGCCGCCACAGGAAGACATTTACAAATAATATCAAATCATCAAGATAAAGCAATTGCAGTATGTTTATGTGAAGATGACTATCCAGGATGGTTATCACTTCCAGATTTGCAGTTTCTGCAACCCACAGAAACAAGATATCAACCCCAATTCATCTCAGCCGCAGAAATTCAACAACACATACCCACAGTTATCGCTTTTACCCAAGCCGCAAAACAACAAGATAATTATTACCTTTGGGGTGGCACAGTTGCACCTAATTATGATTGTTCTGGTTTAATGCAATCAGCATTTAAATCTGTCGGTATTTGGCTACCCAGAGACGCTTATCAACAAGAAGCTTTTTCTCAAGCAATTGATATTACTGAATTACAACCAGGAGATTTAATATTTTTTGGAACTCCTCAAAAAGCTACCCACGTGGGATTATATTTGGGTAATAATTGCTATATTCACAGTTCAGGAAAAGATCAAGGACGCAACGGTATTGGTATTGACCAACTTTCGGAACAAGGAGACAAAGTTAGTCAGGCTTATTATCAACAATTACGCGGCGCTGGTAGAGTTGTGAAAAGTTATGTTGGTAATTCGTAA
- a CDS encoding ABC transporter permease — MGIVIANIIAIYRRELQSYFVSPLAYGVASAFWFLAGLFFVMILLGPEGILVTVSAYDLQGQQMGVPAPTIDVPYEFVRAFLDRMGWLMLFVLPILSMGLYAEERKRGTLELLATSPITNWAVAVGKLLAVLTFFLTMILPLMGLEAIALSNSNPPISPIIPLLGHLGLLLLAAAILSLGMFISSLTDSTILSAVLTFALVILLLFIDLIAKAIPGQIGEAVSHLSILKHYNALIQGIFDTSGLILFASYIVLGIFLTAQSIDALRFQRQ, encoded by the coding sequence ATGGGTATAGTTATCGCCAACATTATTGCTATTTATCGTCGAGAACTACAAAGTTATTTTGTTTCGCCATTAGCCTATGGAGTAGCTAGTGCATTTTGGTTTTTAGCTGGGTTATTTTTCGTGATGATTTTGTTAGGACCAGAAGGAATTTTAGTCACGGTTTCTGCTTATGATTTACAAGGACAACAAATGGGAGTTCCCGCCCCAACAATAGATGTTCCCTACGAATTTGTGCGGGCATTTTTAGATAGAATGGGGTGGTTAATGTTATTTGTATTACCGATTCTCTCCATGGGACTCTATGCCGAAGAACGTAAACGGGGAACTTTAGAACTACTAGCGACATCACCAATTACCAACTGGGCTGTAGCTGTGGGTAAATTATTAGCCGTATTGACCTTTTTCTTAACCATGATTTTACCCTTAATGGGATTAGAGGCGATCGCATTATCCAATTCTAATCCTCCCATATCCCCCATAATTCCTCTACTTGGTCATTTAGGACTACTCCTACTAGCAGCAGCAATTTTATCTTTAGGAATGTTTATTTCTTCCTTAACAGACAGCACAATATTATCGGCTGTCCTCACCTTTGCCCTCGTCATTTTGCTATTATTTATTGATTTAATTGCCAAAGCCATTCCCGGACAAATAGGTGAAGCCGTGAGTCATTTATCCATTCTCAAACATTATAATGCCCTAATTCAAGGCATTTTTGATACTAGCGGCTTGATTTTATTTGCCAGTTACATTGTCTTAGGTATTTTTCTCACCGCCCAATCAATTGATGCACTCCGGTTTCAACGTCAGTAG
- a CDS encoding glycosyltransferase family 2 protein, translated as MINHQLPITNHRSTDAHGGSQSPILDVSVVVPIKDEVESLPLLLKAISTTLTASELNYEIICVDDGSSDGTAEFLKAQAQIRTDLKAVILRRNYGQTAAMSAGFNYATAKVIVTLDADLQNDPADIPMLLAKLDEGYDLVSGWRQNRQDGAVNRLLPSKIANWLIRGATSVYIHDYGCSLKAYRSELVADMNLYGELHRFLPALAYIEGARITEVPVRHHARRFGQSKYGISRTFRVLMDLLTILFMKKFLTRPMHVFGLLGLISMITGGGIGIYLTFIKLAFHVDIGSRPLLILAVLLLVTGVQLFCFGLLAELLMRTYHESQGRPIYRVREVVAKNVK; from the coding sequence ATGATCAATCACCAATTACCAATTACTAATCACCGTTCGACTGACGCTCACGGCGGAAGCCAATCACCAATTTTAGATGTATCTGTAGTTGTCCCCATAAAAGATGAGGTCGAAAGTTTACCTTTATTACTAAAAGCCATTTCTACGACTCTCACAGCTAGTGAATTGAATTATGAAATTATTTGTGTAGATGATGGTTCTAGTGATGGTACAGCAGAATTTCTCAAAGCACAAGCGCAAATTCGCACTGATTTAAAAGCGGTGATTTTGCGACGTAACTATGGACAAACTGCGGCTATGTCTGCGGGCTTTAATTATGCTACAGCTAAAGTAATTGTGACTTTAGACGCTGATTTGCAAAATGACCCCGCTGATATTCCAATGTTATTAGCCAAGTTAGATGAAGGTTATGATTTAGTTAGTGGTTGGCGGCAAAATCGCCAAGATGGGGCGGTCAATCGGTTGCTTCCTTCTAAAATTGCCAATTGGTTAATTCGTGGGGCTACAAGCGTCTATATTCATGATTATGGTTGTTCTCTGAAAGCTTATCGGTCTGAATTGGTGGCAGATATGAATCTTTATGGGGAACTACACCGCTTTTTACCTGCTTTGGCATATATCGAAGGGGCAAGAATTACAGAAGTACCTGTGCGTCATCATGCGCGACGGTTTGGACAAAGTAAGTATGGGATATCGCGGACGTTCCGGGTATTGATGGATTTATTAACTATTCTATTTATGAAGAAGTTTCTCACCCGTCCTATGCACGTTTTTGGCTTGTTGGGATTAATTTCCATGATTACTGGTGGGGGAATAGGTATATATTTAACTTTCATTAAATTGGCCTTTCATGTAGATATTGGTAGCCGTCCTTTGTTGATTTTGGCAGTGTTACTGTTGGTAACAGGAGTCCAGTTATTTTGCTTCGGTCTTTTGGCAGAATTACTGATGCGAACTTATCATGAATCTCAAGGACGACCAATCTATCGGGTGCGAGAAGTTGTGGCAAAAAATGTTAAGTAA
- the pabB gene encoding aminodeoxychorismate synthase component I translates to MKNKLVIHDAKLKHWLCFQNPDEIIKADSIDQVVPKLKLVNDLIAKHQMYAAGFISYEASTAFDSVLETHSPGSFPLLWFGLYKKPEIIELPKPTLPTEYQLNWEPSVSEAEYHQSISKIKEYIALGETYQVNYTLRLNAPFSGDSWELFLKLVQAQNADYGAYIDIDNFAICSASPELFFDLDGNNLTSRPMKGTAARGLTLATDHDIANQLHFSEKNRAENVMIVDMIRNDMGRIANINTVKVPNLFHVEKYPTVWQMTSTVTAKTTASISEIMEALFPCASITGAPKARTMQIIQKLENTPRRIYTGCIGFISPHRQAQFNVAIRTVLIDKENSQAEYGVGGGIVWDSVSSDEYQECQIKAQVLTLNQPDFSLLETILWQPNHGYFILDYHLQRLQASAMYFNFNVDLNKLKKQLDELTKTFANQAYKVRLLLDYHGEITHQTIPLYPVNNLEVVKLGMCCLPVDSNNLFLYHKTTNRQVYETAKAAFPDCDDVLLWNERGEITETCIGNIVVELNGELLTPSVKCGLLAGTFRADLLAKGKIREEIIAVEQLQYINRIYIINSVQKWREAVLISN, encoded by the coding sequence ATGAAAAATAAATTAGTAATTCATGATGCTAAATTAAAACATTGGCTTTGTTTTCAAAATCCCGATGAAATTATCAAAGCTGATAGTATTGATCAAGTTGTTCCTAAATTGAAACTTGTAAATGATTTAATAGCCAAACATCAAATGTATGCAGCAGGTTTCATTAGTTATGAAGCTTCCACAGCTTTTGATTCCGTCCTAGAAACCCATTCTCCCGGTTCATTTCCCCTACTTTGGTTTGGATTATATAAAAAACCAGAAATTATTGAATTACCAAAACCAACCTTACCGACAGAATATCAACTCAATTGGGAACCTTCAGTTAGTGAAGCCGAATATCATCAGTCCATTAGTAAAATCAAAGAATATATTGCTTTGGGGGAAACATATCAAGTTAATTATACCTTACGACTAAATGCGCCCTTTAGTGGCGATAGTTGGGAATTATTTCTCAAATTAGTACAAGCACAAAACGCAGACTATGGGGCTTATATTGACATTGATAACTTTGCTATTTGTTCCGCTTCCCCCGAACTATTTTTTGATCTTGACGGTAATAATTTAACTTCTCGTCCCATGAAAGGAACAGCAGCTAGAGGTTTAACATTAGCAACAGATCATGATATTGCTAATCAACTACATTTTTCTGAAAAAAATCGCGCTGAAAATGTGATGATTGTGGATATGATTCGCAATGATATGGGACGAATAGCTAATATTAATACTGTCAAAGTTCCCAATTTATTCCATGTTGAAAAATATCCCACAGTTTGGCAAATGACATCCACCGTCACAGCCAAAACTACAGCTTCCATAAGTGAAATTATGGAGGCGTTGTTTCCCTGCGCGTCTATTACTGGCGCACCTAAAGCCCGGACTATGCAAATTATTCAGAAGTTGGAAAATACACCGCGCCGCATTTATACTGGATGTATTGGATTTATTAGCCCTCACCGTCAAGCGCAATTTAATGTGGCGATTCGGACTGTATTAATTGATAAGGAAAATAGTCAAGCTGAGTATGGAGTCGGAGGAGGAATTGTTTGGGATTCTGTAAGTAGTGATGAATATCAAGAATGTCAAATTAAAGCCCAAGTTCTCACCTTAAATCAACCAGATTTTTCACTTTTAGAAACGATATTATGGCAACCAAATCATGGTTATTTTATTTTAGATTATCATTTACAACGGTTGCAAGCATCAGCAATGTACTTTAATTTTAATGTTGATCTTAATAAGTTGAAAAAACAATTAGATGAATTAACAAAAACATTTGCAAATCAAGCTTATAAAGTACGGTTATTGTTAGATTATCATGGTGAGATTACACATCAAACTATACCTTTATATCCTGTGAATAATCTGGAGGTTGTTAAACTAGGTATGTGTTGCTTACCCGTTGACTCTAATAATCTATTTTTGTATCATAAAACGACTAATCGCCAAGTTTATGAAACAGCAAAAGCTGCTTTTCCTGATTGCGATGATGTTTTGTTGTGGAATGAAAGAGGTGAAATCACAGAAACTTGTATTGGTAACATTGTGGTAGAGTTGAATGGAGAATTACTAACACCTTCGGTAAAATGCGGTTTGTTAGCAGGGACTTTTCGCGCTGATTTACTTGCAAAAGGTAAAATCAGAGAAGAAATTATTGCGGTGGAACAGTTACAATATATCAATCGCATTTATATAATTAACTCAGTGCAAAAATGGCGAGAAGCGGTTTTAATTTCTAACTAA
- a CDS encoding ABC transporter ATP-binding protein: MIEVEHLSKIYGSTTAITDVTFSVEPGEILGFLGPNGAGKTTTMRILAGYLPATSGTAKIAGYDVHDHSLLVRQRIGYLPETPPLYPEMTVEGFLHFVARIKGVSSGDRRTKVTAAINRCNLEDKRKVIIRKLSKGYRQRVGIAQAIVHDPPAIILDEPTVGLDPRQIIEVRNLIKSLAGTHTIILSTHILPEVSMTCSRVAIINRGQIVATNTPENLMTQLTGGAGYEIEIGGDAALAKQMLQNIADVSSVELMPNHQQLSEDHTCLRIILQPGTEPGKEITAALIRAEFDLYEMRRINATLEDVFLELTTAEKNLPMEITPEIEEGEAA, encoded by the coding sequence ATGATTGAAGTTGAACATCTGAGTAAAATTTACGGTTCTACAACGGCAATTACGGATGTTACCTTTAGTGTTGAACCAGGGGAAATTTTAGGTTTTTTGGGACCCAACGGGGCTGGTAAAACCACAACTATGCGAATTTTAGCTGGTTATTTACCTGCTACAAGTGGGACAGCCAAGATTGCAGGTTATGATGTTCATGATCATTCTCTATTGGTGCGACAGCGGATTGGTTACTTACCAGAAACTCCTCCATTATATCCAGAGATGACTGTGGAGGGTTTTTTACACTTTGTCGCTCGGATTAAGGGAGTTTCTTCAGGCGATCGCCGGACAAAGGTAACAGCAGCTATTAACCGTTGTAACTTAGAAGACAAGCGCAAAGTTATTATTCGTAAACTTTCTAAAGGTTATCGGCAAAGAGTGGGGATTGCCCAGGCGATCGTTCATGATCCTCCAGCTATTATACTTGATGAACCTACAGTTGGCCTTGACCCTCGGCAAATTATCGAAGTGCGGAACTTAATTAAAAGTTTAGCAGGAACACACACCATTATTTTGTCTACCCATATTCTCCCAGAAGTGAGCATGACCTGTAGCCGAGTTGCCATTATTAATCGAGGGCAAATAGTCGCAACTAATACTCCAGAAAATTTGATGACACAGTTAACAGGTGGGGCAGGATATGAAATAGAAATCGGTGGAGATGCCGCTTTAGCTAAACAAATGCTGCAAAATATAGCCGATGTCAGTTCAGTAGAATTAATGCCTAACCATCAGCAATTGTCAGAAGATCATACTTGCCTCAGAATAATATTGCAGCCAGGAACAGAACCAGGAAAAGAAATTACTGCTGCTTTAATTCGGGCTGAATTTGACTTATATGAAATGCGCCGGATCAATGCCACACTAGAAGATGTTTTCTTAGAATTAACTACAGCAGAAAAGAATTTACCAATGGAAATAACCCCAGAAATTGAAGAAGGAGAAGCTGCGTAA
- the moaC gene encoding cyclic pyranopterin monophosphate synthase MoaC yields the protein MTQANFPNSFPLTHLDAQGQAQMVDVSGKIATIRQAVATGKVRMLPETFAAIQAGNTPKGDVLATARLAGIIAAKQTANLIPLCHPLPLQKITVEIIPDAQLPGYQIDATVKTKAETGVEMEALTAVSIAALTLYDMAKALEKSIQIEGIHLVSKTGGKSGDWG from the coding sequence ATGACGCAAGCTAATTTTCCAAATTCTTTTCCACTAACCCATTTGGATGCCCAAGGACAAGCTCAAATGGTTGATGTATCAGGCAAAATCGCCACAATTCGCCAAGCTGTAGCCACTGGTAAGGTACGAATGTTACCTGAGACATTCGCCGCTATTCAAGCCGGAAACACTCCCAAAGGCGACGTTTTAGCCACCGCGAGATTGGCCGGCATCATAGCTGCTAAACAGACAGCAAATTTAATTCCTCTTTGTCACCCCTTACCGTTGCAAAAAATTACCGTTGAGATTATCCCCGATGCCCAACTACCCGGTTATCAAATTGATGCCACCGTCAAAACCAAAGCAGAAACAGGTGTGGAAATGGAAGCTTTAACAGCGGTATCTATTGCCGCTTTAACTTTATATGATATGGCTAAAGCCTTAGAAAAATCAATTCAGATTGAAGGAATTCATTTAGTCAGTAAGACAGGTGGAAAGTCTGGAGATTGGGGATAG
- a CDS encoding DUF4340 domain-containing protein: MKLPKTTLILILLALGLGSFVYFHEIKGKNQQTEIKTQKQKIFAFNADDVQSLTINFKETTLQIEKRNTTEKPQWEIKSPISTLANDAIVSYLMDLLVKGKSERTVSVSPTELSEFGLDKPVATIDVKLKNQQSHQLILGKGDFNNQFLYAQADGNKNMNLLLVSKDFVNAVNRDISEWKQRAEKTDIQPLPSLTSPTPTNSVNNPTGN; encoded by the coding sequence ATGAAATTACCAAAAACGACTTTAATTTTAATACTTTTAGCCTTGGGATTAGGTAGTTTTGTCTACTTTCATGAAATCAAAGGTAAAAATCAGCAAACAGAAATAAAAACCCAAAAACAGAAAATTTTCGCTTTTAATGCTGATGATGTGCAATCTTTAACAATTAATTTTAAAGAAACAACATTACAAATAGAGAAAAGAAATACAACTGAAAAACCTCAATGGGAAATAAAATCTCCCATATCAACACTAGCAAATGATGCAATTGTTTCTTATTTAATGGATTTATTAGTTAAGGGCAAAAGTGAAAGAACAGTATCAGTTTCACCCACTGAATTGTCAGAGTTCGGTTTGGATAAACCTGTAGCTACTATTGATGTTAAACTAAAAAATCAACAAAGCCATCAATTGATTTTAGGTAAAGGTGATTTTAATAATCAATTTTTATATGCTCAAGCTGATGGTAACAAAAATATGAATTTATTGTTAGTGTCTAAAGATTTTGTGAATGCAGTTAATCGAGATATATCTGAATGGAAACAACGAGCGGAAAAGACTGATATACAGCCATTGCCTAGCCTTACTTCGCCAACTCCTACAAATAGTGTCAATAACCCGACTGGGAATTAA